GATGAAGAAGTAGTGACCAAAAAAGCTGTCCAAGGAGCCCTAGGCATATTGAAAGCCTGCCTAAACTCCAAGACTGTGAAGAGGGTTGTGTACACTTCCAGTGCATCAACTGTGGCTTACAGTGGCGGCAGCCAGGACTTGGTGGATGAGAGCTCATGGAGTGATATTGAATTTCATAGGTCTCTTAAAATATTTGGGACTTCATATGTTGCTGCCAAGACCAAAACAGAGCAAGCTATCCTGGAATTTGCAGAAAAAAGTGGATTGGAAGTTGTCACTTTGATCCCTCCATTAGTTGTTGGTGGATTTATCTGCAAAAACTTCCCTAGCTCAGTTTACTTGGCCCTGGCCATGATTTTAGGTATGTATTGAGTGcacttcctttttcttttctttttttctttttttttaaaaataattattatttttaaataatgaaTTTCAAGCTAGTTTTCTGAAATCAATTTCCAAACAGTCATTAGGCCATCTAACCAAGCTTGAAAATTTATGCAAAATGCCAcgccccttttttttttctataaaaaaggaaaagtagtaagttttatttatttatttattccaaaaaatcaaaatgtgCTGTTGATTTGgcctagaaaaaaaaacaggatCATTGCATTTcccaatttcaaaaaaatttgtgacCTAAACCAAATCTACATATTTCTTGTATGCAGGAAATCAAGATCACTATAGATATCTTATCAGGCCAAGTTTGGTACATGTAGATGATTTGGTTAGTGCCcatatctttctttttgaaaattctGATGCAAAAGGGAGGTACATTTGTTCATCAGATCAGGTACCCATAGATGAAATGTCCCAATTTTTGTCTGCAAAATACCCCGATTTTCCCATACCCACAACTGAGTGAGTAATTCCATTCTAATACAACTCCTTAATTCTTCTGTCATTTTAATCTcagattataaaaattaaactatCTGTTTTTGACCTCTTACCCCTTGACCTACACAGTTTCTTGAAGGGCATTGAAGGTTACAAATCGTGTGGCTTCTCATCACAAAAGCTCATGAGTTCTGGATTCAAGTTTAAGCATGGACTCGATGACATGTTTGGTGATGCAATTCAATCTTGCAGAGGAAAGGGTTTTCTTTAAATCGAATTCGCTAATTAGCATGACCCTTTGATTAGGGTTAAGATAATCTCCCTTTGAAAATCTAATAAAAGTTTTAAATATCAATATGTGTGGTGAACAAATTGACCATTATGTAAATTTTTGGGACATCTTCAAAAGTTTCAAGATGTGATGTACTTGTGCCTAAATGCACATGTACTGTGGTCTACATGATTGGATAAATGAATTTATGGCAAGGTTGTGGAGTGTGCATATGTTTAGAGAAGAGAAAATTGTCATTATACCATTAAAGAAAAACGTGTACAACTGATGCACGCGATATCCTTTTTGGGACACATTAGTTGagagattctttcctttacaCATGAATTGAAGAGCCTATTATAGTTTTGAGTATTTTAAAAAGTTGCTATAGAGAGTATGAAGTTCATACAAGCAAAGCATTGTGATACTCTACAAATCAAGGAAAAGGATAGATAGGAAAAGAAATGAGTACTAGTTGGTcatatcatatttttttcttccacattattatatttttttcaaattcgaTTACCTCAtctatatttaaaataaataaattatgatAATTCGTTGACATGAAtcataattttaataatgagTAAACGTAATTTAAGCTTGTGATCGGCTGGACATTATTAAACTAAACTAAATTAATagtatataaattaataataagtaAATATCGAACCTTCGATGATGTGTGTAATATTAATGTATATACAggttatatttataaattaatagtTGCATTAATAAAAGCAGAAAtgccaaaacatgaaatattaatttaatgtcGTTTATATCGTGGTTGATTTTGCAAATATAATAAAGAATTTAGTTATTTTAGGTCATGGCATTGTCATATATATGTCAAACTTCATTGCCTCCAAAAGAGACGTAAAGAATGTGCAGGCACTAGCTGTAATGACAAACTCACAAACTATTGACCCTTAATTATCgcaagttaattaattatcatttatatatatcataattataatttatatttaagcTCGCTCAGTGAACCTTAATTAGCCAAATCAggctcagagagagagagagagagagagagagatctcaATGGAAGAGGTTGGAGGAGGAACAGTTTGTGTAACTGGTGGAACAGGATATGTAGCTTCATGGCTGATTATGAGGCTTCTTCAGCATGGCTACTCTGTCCGGGCCACCGTTCGATCCAACCCTTCAGGTAATTCAGATCAAATGACCTACAATAGTTGTGTTGATCAATGATGATGAAAACCATACCAAACAGTTGGAGATTGtatgaaatttttgtttcatcATATGTCAGTTTAGTTTTCTAGTATAGGTTAATCTGCAGAAATTTCCGTTTCCTTATAATTTCTTTGTTACATGTTGTTCTTGTAATTGTTTGATGAGCGCACAAACAAGATAttgaacatatatatagagtaGCACTCAAGCACCAATAGTCAGTAAGTTAGTATGGCGCTGATCAATTTGCAGGGTTGACCTTTGAATGAGGAACTAAAAATAGTACGGTCGGATTATAAAATTTACACTCTGAAGTAGACTAAAGTAAGTAGTTAGCACTATATTAACTTACTAACTGATTTGCGTTTGAGCTTTACTGAACATGTATATAATTCTAAGGGTTTGTTCACATATTGtcgattgattttgagttaggtgttctaattctctcacaatATTAAAGAAGGTAGCCATGTGAACGTGATAGAAGGTAGCCACATGTCCATTTTCGGATTTTCTtgggtgtttaatttttcactTATGGCCTTTTTGACATATAATTTGATGAGCTgatcatatttatatatggcAGCTGAAAGCAAGAGAGATATCAGTTACTTGACAAACTTACCAGGAGCCCCAGACAGACTCCAAATTTTCCATGCAGATCTCAATCAACCCGAGACTTTCAACGAGGCCATTCAAGGCTGCACTGGAGTCTTCCACGTTGCTCACCCCATTGACGTGGAAGGCAAAGAACCTGAGGAAACAGTGACCAACAGAGCTCTGGAAGGAACGCTAGGCATTTTAAAGGCGTGCATAAACTCCAAGACAGTGAAACGCGTCATTTACACTTCAAGTTTAGCCACAATATTGTTCAACAGCAAAGGCCTTAGTGAAACTGATGAAAGTACATGGAGTGAGCTTGATCTTTGCAAAAGCAGCAGCCTTGTGAGCTCTTCATACTTGGTTTCTAAAACAGTTGTGGAGAGGGCAGCTTTGGAGTTTGCAGAAAAGCATGGCTTGGATCTTGTCACTGTTGTTCTTCCCATTGTCTTTGGACCCTTCATTTGTCCAAATATTCCTGCTTCTGTGTACATGGGACTGGCTCCCATATTTggtaactttttttaatactGCATAGTCCTGCATCTGTGTGCactaaattatttttcgtgTTACGTTTCactaaattttattcactAAATAATCAGTAGTATTTAATTGGTTAAGATAGGGACGcccattttaaattttatttattaataataaataaagtattAACATGTACATTAGTATATACTTTCTATTATGAAATCCTCAATTCTTTAATTGGTTGTATTGTTAAGTAGTTATTT
The Prunus dulcis chromosome 2, ALMONDv2, whole genome shotgun sequence DNA segment above includes these coding regions:
- the LOC117619533 gene encoding vestitone reductase-like — translated: MEKGPVCVTGGTGFVASWLVMRLLQHGYTVRTTVRPDPECKRDLSFLTSLPRASENLQIFNADLNKPDSFNEAIEGCIGVFHVAHPMPTKELDEEVVTKKAVQGALGILKACLNSKTVKRVVYTSSASTVAYSGGSQDLVDESSWSDIEFHRSLKIFGTSYVAAKTKTEQAILEFAEKSGLEVVTLIPPLVVGGFICKNFPSSVYLALAMILGNQDHYRYLIRPSLVHVDDLVSAHIFLFENSDAKGRYICSSDQVPIDEMSQFLSAKYPDFPIPTTDFLKGIEGYKSCGFSSQKLMSSGFKFKHGLDDMFGDAIQSCRGKGFL
- the LOC117619500 gene encoding protein BRI1-5 ENHANCED 1-like, yielding MEEVGGGTVCVTGGTGYVASWLIMRLLQHGYSVRATVRSNPSAESKRDISYLTNLPGAPDRLQIFHADLNQPETFNEAIQGCTGVFHVAHPIDVEGKEPEETVTNRALEGTLGILKACINSKTVKRVIYTSSLATILFNSKGLSETDESTWSELDLCKSSSLVSSSYLVSKTVVERAALEFAEKHGLDLVTVVLPIVFGPFICPNIPASVYMGLAPIFGDEDKCKYLTNTYMVHIDDVASAHIHLLEHSNAKGRYICSSVQTTIHELYDLLPARYPDFQIRMSDNLKEIKSYKRSKVSSRKLLSIGFKFEYGLGEMFDGAVQSCKEKGFL